DNA from Synechococcus elongatus PCC 6301:
GTCTTCCTCAAGGAAGTCAGTGAAGAACCCCGTCGTGGACCGCAGTTGATTGTCTCTCGGGCTAACGCCGGTCTGGTTGTCTACTTGTTCGAAAACGAAGTTCCTGAAATCCAAGATGGTGTCGTCCGCATTGTGGCGGTAGCGCGGGAAGCGAATCCGCCGACTCGGCATGTTGGGCCGCGCACCAAAATCGCTGTCGATACCTTGGAACGCGAAGTCGATCCGGTTGGGGCTTGCATCGGGGCGCGGGGATCGCGGATTCAGGTGGTCGTCAACGAATTGCGGGGCGAAAAAATTGATGTGATCCGCTGGTCGCCGGATCCGGCCACCTATATTGCCAATGCCCTCAGCCCTGCCCGGGTTCAGGAAGTGCGCTTGGTCGATCCCGAAGGTCGGATCGCCCACGTTTTGGTCAACGACGACCAACTCAGTCTCGCGATCGGCAAAGAGGGTCAGAACGTGCGCCTCGCGGCTCGACTGACCGGCTGGAAAATCGACATCAAGGACGTGGCGCTCTACGACGCAGTCACGGAAGGTCAACGGATTTCTGAACTGATTCAAGAACGCCAAGAGCGGGCGGCGATTGCTGCCGAAGAAGAAGCCCGTGCTGCCGCCGAAGCTGCTGAACTGGCGGAATGGGAGGCGGAAGAGGCTGCTCTCGCAGCCGCTGAACCTGCGGCAGAACTCGCAGCTGCTGAAGCTGAGGAAGAGACTGTTTGAGTCGGCTGCCCCAAGGGTATCGACGCTGTATTGCTTGCCGGCGACTCGCTCACCGGCAGGAATTCTGGCGAGTTATTCGGCTGGCAAGTACCGGAGCGATCGCCCTCGATCAGGGTGAAGGGCGATCGGCCTATCTCTGTCCAACCGTGGCTTGCTTCAACCAGGGTCGCCGCAAAAATCGTCTGGGGCGAGCCCTGCGATCGGCGATTCCTGACTCCGTTTGGGTGGCCCTCGAAGCAAGGCTGAGTGTGACAATCTGCCCGAGCCTGTCAGAGGGCTCTGACGGATAGCTCGATTTTTGAGGCAAGATGAAAAGAGGTGCCGACCCAGCGCCCATCGATGATGGCGCTAAAGCAAGCCTGACTGAACAATTGCCCTTGTTGACTCAGGCCCTCCTGCACCTTTTCAACCGCGATTGCAGACAACGGGAATCGAACTGAATGAACAATGGCAAGGTCAGAATTTACGAACTGTCGAAGGAGTTAAACCTCGACAACAAGGATGTGCTGGCCGTCTGCGATCGGTTGGAAATTCCCTATAAGAGCTACAGCAGTACGCTCAGTGAAGAGCAAGTCGTCCAAGTGCGCCAAGTTTTAGCTGGGGCGGCCCCATCAGAACCCGTGGCAGCGGCCTCTGCCGCTGATTCGCCCAAGGCAGAGCGCAAGCAGGAAATCGTGTCAGTTCGTCGCCCGACTCCCCAAGCAGCCGGCGGTGCTAAGCCGGAAATCGTGGGTCGTCCCACAGCGTCCGAGAAGCCTCAAGCGGAGCGCCCCAACATCGTGGCGCCGCCCCGTCGTCCGGCTGCTGCGAATGAGCCTGCCAAGGCACCCATCAAGCCTGCGCGTCCTGAAAAATCGGCTGAGAAGCCTGAAATTGTTACGCCTCGCCCCCCCGCTCCAGCCGCCAGTGCTGAGCCTGCCAAATCTCCGAGTCGTCCAGCGCCAGCTGCCACGCCGCGCCCGGTTGCCGAAACCAAGAAGCCAAAACCAGCAGCAGCCGAGCTTCTGCGCAAGCCAGAAATCGTGCGGCGCAGCGAGGCAAAACCGGAGCGCACCAGTGAAGCTCCAACGCCACGACCCAAAATTGAGCGTCGACCGGAGCAAACGGGTCCAGCAAGACCGCAGCTCGGTCAGCCAGTGGCTGGCAATGGCGTTAGTAAGCCTGCTAAGCCAGTCAAGCCGATTGAATTGGTTGCGCCGCCCTCACGTCCCAAAGTGGCTGCTAGTGCCAGCGGAGTGCCTGCCGCTGCCTCGCGGGTTCTGCCCAATAAGCCCCAGAAGCCCACAGCTCCCGGCGGCCCAGAGCTGAAGCAACGGCCCAAACCAGCAGCTCCTGCCAGCGGAGAAGACTTAGCGGCCACAGTGGATGTCTTCCAACCGGTACCGCCGTTGGAACTGCGTCGGCCGACAGCCCCAGCGCGTCCGGCTCGTCCCCGCAAAGGGTGGGAGGAAGAGGAAGACGAACGGGCAGCAGCGAACCGTAAGGCCGGTAACAAAGCGGCTGCGAAGGCGAAGCGTCGTCAGCTCATTCAAGATGATGACGATGATGATTTGCTGACGGCTGAGCAGGAGCTAGCAGCGGCGGACGCTTTGAACTTGGCGATGTCCTTGGCACGTCCGAGCAAGCCCAAAGTTCCTCAGGCCAAGCCAGCCGTCGCCGTGATGCCCACCAAAGGGCGGAAGCCTCGGCGGGAGTCGGCCCGTGAGCGGCAGCATCGTCGTCGGATGGAGCGGGAGCAAAAGCCAGTCCGTCCTGAGCTAATCAGTCTGCGATCGAGCATGACGGTGCAAGAGTTAGCGCAGCTGATGGTGGTGCCCGAAACAGACATCATCAAGTCCCTGTTCTTCAAGGGCATTGCAGCGACGGTGACTCAATCGCTGGATGTCGCCACGATTGAACAAGTGGCTGAAGAATTCGGCATTCTTGTGGAGCAAGAGACTGAGGAGTCCGGGGCTCGCAAAACGACCCAGATGGTTGAAGATGCCGACGCTGAAAGTCTACAGACTCTCCCGCCTGTCGTTACGGCTATGGGTCACGTGGACCACGGTAAAACCACTCTGCTTGATGCGATCCGGAAAACTCGGGTTGCTGCAGGTGAAGCTGGGGGCATTACCCAGCACATCGGTGCCTATCACGTTGATGTGGAACACAACGGCGATCAACATCAGATCGTCTTCTTGGATACGCCGGGCCACGAAGCCTTCACGGCCATGCGGGCACGGGGTGCTCGGGTCACCGACATTGCCATTTTGGTGGTAGCCGCTGATGATGGCGTCCGGCCTCAAACCCTAGAAGCCATCAGCCACGCCAAAGCGGCGGAAGTGCCCCTAATTGTCGCAATCAACAAGTGTGACAAGGAAGAAGCGCAGCCCGATCGCGTCAAACAAGAGCTGACGGAATACGGTTTGGTTCCGGAAGAGTGGGGTGGTGAAACGGTCATGGTGCCGGTCAGCGCCATCAAAGGCGAAAACATCGACCAGCTGCTGGAAATGATCCTGCTGGTGACTGAGGTTGAAGAACTGGTCGCCAACCCCGATCGCGCAGCGCGGGGCACAGTGATCGAAGCTCACCTTGACAAAGCTCGGGGGCCGGTGGCGACCCTCTTGGTCCAAAACGGCACCCTGCGCGTCGGTGATGTGCTCGTTGCTGGCTCTGTCCTCGGCAAAGTGCGAGCCATGGTTGATGATCGCGGCGATCGCGTCGAAGCGGCAACCCCATCCTTCGCCGTTGAGGTGCTGGGGCTCGGCGACGTGCCGGCTGCAGGCGATGAGTTTGAAGTCTACAGCGACGAGAAAAGTGCTCGGGCCGTGGCCACTAGCCGTGCTGACGAGCAACGTCAGTCTCGCCTCCAGCAGGCGATGGCTTCGCGCCGAGTCTCCCTGGGTACTGTGTCGGCGCAGGCTCAAGAAGGCGAGCTGAAGGAACTCAACCTAATTCTCAAGGCCGACGTTCAAGGTTCCGTGGAAGCCATCCTTGGCTCCTTAGAGCAACTACCGCAGAAGCAAGTCCAAGTGCGTGTTCTCTTGGCAGCACCGGGTGAAATCACTGAAACAGACGTCGACTTAGCGGCTGCTTCTGGTGCAGTGATCGTTGGCTTCAACACGACGCTGGCCAGCGGTGCGAAGCGGGCTGCCGATGAAGCGGGTGTGGATGTTCGGGACTACGACATCATCTACAAGCTGCTAGAAGATATCCAAGCGGCAATGGAAGGTCTGCTCGAACCCGAATTGGTCGAGGAGCCCCTGGGGCAAGTCGAGGTGCGAGCCGTCTTCTCGATTGGTCGCGGTGCTGTGGCTGGTTGCTATGTCCAGTCGGGCAAGGCGATTCGCAACTGCAACATTCGCGTCCGGCGCGGTTCCAACTTGGTCTACACCGGTACCTTGGATTCGCTGAAGCGGATGAAGGAAGACGTGAAGGAAGTCAACTCCGGCTACGAATGTGGGATTGGCCTCGACAGCTTCAGTGCTTGGCAAGAAGGTGACATCATCGAGACCTATCGAATGGTCACCAAGCGCCGCACCTTGGAAGTGTAGACACGTTGGCGATCGCGGCGGCAATTCTTGCTTACCCGCGATCGCTCTGAATTTCTGCCCTGCGTTGAATAGTGAGCTACCGATGTCGCTAAGTCCTCGTGCTGAACCCTTTCTCTGGATTCATCTAGCAGGACTGGCGACAGTGCCGTTATGGGCGGCTCTTTTTCTGTTTGCGATCGCCAATCCTGATCCCTTTCTGCCCCCAGGATTTACAGCGCTGCTGGCGGGGATCCTTGGGATTGGCTCTGTGCTGTGGATGCAGCTACGCCGGCCGTTCTATATCTTTTCCCTAGCGATTCTGGCCTTGCGACCCGAGGCTTTACAAGAGCATCAACGTAAACTATTGCGCTGGTTCCTCTCCGGTCTCAATCGCATTTTGGCGATCACCACGGCGATCGGACTGGGACTGCTGTTGATTCAGCTCTATCGCTGGCTGCCGATTGTGCAGCTGCAAAACCCACTGGCGGCGTTGGATCCCTTCCCTGCATTTCTACTGGCGATCGTGACCGTTTGGGTACTCAGCCTGTTTGTTCAGGTGCCGGTCAGTGTCGCGCCCTTGCTCTGGCTCTCAGATACCGCGATCGCGAACACGGAACCTCTCGCACCGGGGCAAGTTGCTCAGCAGTTCACAATTCTCGGTTTGCCCTTGAAAGGCCTGCTCCCTGCCCAGTGGTATGGCGATCAGGGCTTGTCTGAGGTCTCGGAAGCGAATTGGTCCCAACCACTCGTGAGTCCGACACCTGTTGAGACGGTGGCAATGACGGAGACGGAAGCCGTTGTTCAGCCCGAAGGAGCCGCTTCACCTGAAGAGTCATCAACTGCGGTCGTCACCTCTCCAGTCGATCTAGTTTCTGAGGCGGTCAGCTCAGACGTCAGCTCAGTCAGCGCGATCGCCACCTCCAATCCAGAAGATGCAACGACTGAGGAAACAGCTGAAGAGACTGCCTCCTGATGTTTTGAGATCAGCCAGCGAAGCCTCGGCAATCCGCTGTCTTTGGATCCCTAGGGCTAGACCCTAAGAAGACTTCTTCTGCTCCAGCCGCAGGAGACTGACCATCAAAGCCACAACACCCAGTTGGAGGGCGAGGTTGGGGAGAGTAGTAGCTAAAGATTCACCGGCGATCGCCTTCAGCAAGAAAATGAATCCCCCGATCGCTCCCGAGGCCGCAAAAACGGCGTAGAAGGTGCGGCGCAAGCCTCGATAGGGAGCAACAACCTCTGCCTGTAGGCGAGCGCGTTGTTGGGGATCTAAATGAGACACAGGTTTTTCGCCGAAACTTGTCCTGATCCTAGTGGCTCCTGATACAATCAGAGACCGTGCGCCGATGTAGCTCAGTGGTAGAGCACTCGATTCGTAATCGAGCGGTCAGGGGTTCAAATCCCCTCATCGGCTTTTTTAGCTCTTAGCTGCCGCAACTCCCGATGATTGCAGGGATCAAGATTGCGATCGCCTTAATTCCAGCTCAACGTCTTCCTAGCCTTGGCGCAGCACCATCGTCAACAATCCCTGTTGCCCCAGCAGTATCTCGCGGAGCAGGCTGATCAGCGCAACCCAGATGATCGGCGAAATATCGACGCCGCCTAGGGGGGGGATCAAGCGACGGGTTGGAGCAAGAAACGGTTCAGTGGGGAGGGCGATCGCGC
Protein-coding regions in this window:
- the nusA gene encoding transcription termination factor NusA, yielding MSMVTLPGLEQLIYAISEQKKLPANVIEEALKEALLKGYERYRRTQQMGEQFEEDYFDNIDVELDVEQEGFRVLATKTIVNQVENPDHQIALADVQEVAPDAQAGEIVVLDVTPDKDDFGRMAAIQTKQVLSQKLRDHQRKLIQEEFQDLEDPVLMAKVLRFERQSVILGVSSGLGRPEVEAELPRREQLPNDNYRANATFRVFLKEVSEEPRRGPQLIVSRANAGLVVYLFENEVPEIQDGVVRIVAVAREANPPTRHVGPRTKIAVDTLEREVDPVGACIGARGSRIQVVVNELRGEKIDVIRWSPDPATYIANALSPARVQEVRLVDPEGRIAHVLVNDDQLSLAIGKEGQNVRLAARLTGWKIDIKDVALYDAVTEGQRISELIQERQERAAIAAEEEARAAAEAAELAEWEAEEAALAAAEPAAELAAAEAEEETV
- a CDS encoding YlxR family protein, giving the protein MSRLPQGYRRCIACRRLAHRQEFWRVIRLASTGAIALDQGEGRSAYLCPTVACFNQGRRKNRLGRALRSAIPDSVWVALEARLSVTICPSLSEGSDG
- the infB gene encoding translation initiation factor IF-2 — its product is MNNGKVRIYELSKELNLDNKDVLAVCDRLEIPYKSYSSTLSEEQVVQVRQVLAGAAPSEPVAAASAADSPKAERKQEIVSVRRPTPQAAGGAKPEIVGRPTASEKPQAERPNIVAPPRRPAAANEPAKAPIKPARPEKSAEKPEIVTPRPPAPAASAEPAKSPSRPAPAATPRPVAETKKPKPAAAELLRKPEIVRRSEAKPERTSEAPTPRPKIERRPEQTGPARPQLGQPVAGNGVSKPAKPVKPIELVAPPSRPKVAASASGVPAAASRVLPNKPQKPTAPGGPELKQRPKPAAPASGEDLAATVDVFQPVPPLELRRPTAPARPARPRKGWEEEEDERAAANRKAGNKAAAKAKRRQLIQDDDDDDLLTAEQELAAADALNLAMSLARPSKPKVPQAKPAVAVMPTKGRKPRRESARERQHRRRMEREQKPVRPELISLRSSMTVQELAQLMVVPETDIIKSLFFKGIAATVTQSLDVATIEQVAEEFGILVEQETEESGARKTTQMVEDADAESLQTLPPVVTAMGHVDHGKTTLLDAIRKTRVAAGEAGGITQHIGAYHVDVEHNGDQHQIVFLDTPGHEAFTAMRARGARVTDIAILVVAADDGVRPQTLEAISHAKAAEVPLIVAINKCDKEEAQPDRVKQELTEYGLVPEEWGGETVMVPVSAIKGENIDQLLEMILLVTEVEELVANPDRAARGTVIEAHLDKARGPVATLLVQNGTLRVGDVLVAGSVLGKVRAMVDDRGDRVEAATPSFAVEVLGLGDVPAAGDEFEVYSDEKSARAVATSRADEQRQSRLQQAMASRRVSLGTVSAQAQEGELKELNLILKADVQGSVEAILGSLEQLPQKQVQVRVLLAAPGEITETDVDLAAASGAVIVGFNTTLASGAKRAADEAGVDVRDYDIIYKLLEDIQAAMEGLLEPELVEEPLGQVEVRAVFSIGRGAVAGCYVQSGKAIRNCNIRVRRGSNLVYTGTLDSLKRMKEDVKEVNSGYECGIGLDSFSAWQEGDIIETYRMVTKRRTLEV
- a CDS encoding low-complexity tail membrane protein, yielding MSLSPRAEPFLWIHLAGLATVPLWAALFLFAIANPDPFLPPGFTALLAGILGIGSVLWMQLRRPFYIFSLAILALRPEALQEHQRKLLRWFLSGLNRILAITTAIGLGLLLIQLYRWLPIVQLQNPLAALDPFPAFLLAIVTVWVLSLFVQVPVSVAPLLWLSDTAIANTEPLAPGQVAQQFTILGLPLKGLLPAQWYGDQGLSEVSEANWSQPLVSPTPVETVAMTETEAVVQPEGAASPEESSTAVVTSPVDLVSEAVSSDVSSVSAIATSNPEDATTEETAEETAS
- a CDS encoding DUF3493 domain-containing protein, which encodes MSHLDPQQRARLQAEVVAPYRGLRRTFYAVFAASGAIGGFIFLLKAIAGESLATTLPNLALQLGVVALMVSLLRLEQKKSS
- a CDS encoding YggT family protein → MQPLLWFSWILGGVLAGMTLLFIFRIVLTWYPQVDLQQGPYRAIALPTEPFLAPTRRLIPPLGGVDISPIIWVALISLLREILLGQQGLLTMVLRQG